The Candidatus Alcyoniella australis nucleotide sequence GAGAAATCGATCTTTATATGTAGGGCTCGCCTGGGCGGCTTGGAGCCGCCACAAAACTCGCAAAGCACGCTGGTCGCAGCGCCACCCACCCCGCGCCGCGGAGAAGATCGTGGAGTTATGACTATGGTCCGCCCGCGTGCCATGCGGGCACCTCAAAGGTGCCTGAGGACGTAGACCTGTTTTCCCTCAGCGTCCGCAACCGCGTCCACTGACCGATAGGGCGGCAGGTCGGCGCACAGCTCATCGAGCTGTTGCGCGGGCACATAGCCGAAATCTTCGCGCCGGGTGATCGGACCGCACGGCTCGCGATCCGGTGTGAGGATCAGACCAAGGGGTGGGCCCAGGCGATAGAACAACGGATTGTGCTCGATCCCCACGTGCTCGTAGCTGTAGATCGGCACGATGCTCATGCCGTAATACGCGCTGTAGAGCATCACCTCGGCGGGCTCCACGCTGACCGTGCCCATGATTGCCGCGCTTGAACTTTGCGGCCACTGCCCGTGACGCAGCAGGGCGCAGGTGATGTCCAGGGACGCGCGCTCGAATCCGCGCGGCGAACGCGGTACGTCCTGCTCGAACACGAAACTGCGCGAGCGCCCGACCTGAGGGTCGAAGCTCAGATCCAAGACCCGGACCCAGCCCAAGCCAAGCGCCACACAGATTGCGGCGGTTGCCATCAATGCCCGACGTTTGGGAAGCAGGGCGCGCGCCTGCACGAGTCCCACGCTGATCAGCACGGCCAGGGCGGGCAGCACCAACAGCAGCCGTCGCGATTCGCGGTTGGGCCATGCGCTGAGGAACGCCAGGGCGGCCAGGCAGTACGCGACCAGGAACGCCGCGGCACGGCGCTTGCGGTTCGCTCGACTCAGGGCCAGGGGCATGGAGGCAATGGCGGCCAGGGCCCACCAGGGTTCGATGCTTACTCGGAACAGCTCGACCGGCAGGGCCAGAAAGGGCAGGGCGCCCAGCGCACCGGGCAGGCTGAACTCGGGCGCGAACGGTCCCTCGGACAGGCCGGCGCGTAAAATCGCCAGCGACCCGGAGGGTACGATTTGAAAGTAGAGCCACAGGCCCAGGCCGAAGCTCGCCAGGGATAAAAATAGGTTGAGCCCAACCCTGCCGGTGTGCCGCAGCCGGTCGCGCGAGCGCCGCAGCTCGAGTAACACGGCGCACAGCCCGGCAACGATCGCGGGCAGGGCGTAGATCGGGAACTCGTAGCGTACGAGCATTCCGGCGCTGAGCAGCAAGCCGGTGAAGATCGCGGTCAACGGCCTGAACCCGGCGCGCATGCGCCAGGCGGCCAGCGGCAGCCAGGCGGCCAGGGCCATGGCGCTGACCTCGAGGTGCATCACGCGGGTAAAGCCCAGGATCGCGGGGAAGGCCAGTACGATCAGAGCGGCGAGCAGGCCTTGGGCCGGACCCAACAGCGTGCGTCCCAATGCCGCGGCAGCCAGCACCAGCAAAATCAGCGCGGGGAGCAACGCCGCGACCTCGGCCGTTCGTCCGGGACCCAGGCGCGTGGTCAGCCAGGCCGGGAGCAGCACCCAGGCGTTGAACACGCGCAACGGCAGTCCGTGCCAAGCCTGGATCAGTGTGGCGAGGTCGGGCCGGTCCGATACGCTCAGCGCCTGATGTGCAATCTGACGGGCGTTGACCGAGTACTTGAAGCTGTCCAGTTCCGGCGGCAACGGGTTCAGGTCCAGGGCCGCCCAGCTTAGGTTGATCCAGCACGCAACGCACAGCGCCAGCAGCAGCAGCAACGCGGCCGGTGCGATCAGCGCACTACGCGCGATCGGTTTATTAAGGTCGAGTCTCATAGCGATAGCGACAAGGGCTACCAGACGATCTTGTGCCGGGCTGGATACTTCTCCTCGAACTTGGTCGTGTCGAGCTCATAGCGCATGTTATCCAGAAAGGTCTGCACCGCCTCGGCGTACTCGGGATCGTTGAAATAGGCCTTGATCCGCGGGGAGTGCGGCTTGATCTGCTCCTCGGCGAACCACTTGACCGCCTCGCCCGATTCCGCGTCGCGCACGCATTCGAGGTAGACCGCCCACGAGACCTGGCTCAGGTCCATCCCCAGCTCGCTCATATCGCGCCAGATCGCCGACATCTCGGCCTGCTTGCGCGGGTCGAAAAAGTCGAAGAACTCGGAGTAGATCAAAGCGTTGTTGATGTACTCCGGGAAGTTGAGCAGCCCCTCTTTGGACAGCAGCTTGGTCAGCGCGTTGAGCAGGTGCACCACCTCGTTGCCCACGCCCAGGCCGGGGTGGTTTTGGCCGGGCAGCCGCGGCTTGTGCTCGCCGAACTCGCGGCGTTGGTCCTGCATCAGCATCCACTCGATTACCAGCAAGTCCATCTGCTGTAGGTCGTGCCCCTCGAGGAATTTGACCTTGGGAGTGAACGAACCCTCCTTGACGATCACCTCGCCCAGCAGGCAGTACTCGTCGTCTTGGGGGTGCTCGATGGTCATCCGATAGGCGTAGGGGCCGTGGTCGGTGTAGCTGATCTTCAGGTCTTGGTATCCGCGGGCCGCGAGCTTGGCCGTGATGCCGAACCGTTCGAGCGCCTCGCGTACCTGAGTAGCGCTGTAGGTTCCCAAAAACAGCGCCGAGCTCTTGGTGCCGTCAAGCTGATCGGCCAGCTCGTCATCGGACAGGTCCAGTCCTTGCTCCAGGCCCGAGGGCGCGAAGAAATCGAAATGGTGAAACACTCGCGGTTTCCAGGAGCCCCGTAAGGGAGTCATCTTCAGCCGGGATTATTCATAGTGTTTACGTTACATCACACAATCGGTTCGCAGTCGTCTGGTTATCATCAGCGGCGTGGTTCCAATAGAGCGTACCCGCAGCAACGTGGGCCTGTCAACGGTTCTGCGCGTGGCGTCCACTGCCGGATAAGCGGCAAATAGCCTTTGAAACCAACATGTTGACACCTGTTGCGCCGCGGCTGTAGTATTGGCGCCCCAAAGGAAGCAAATGGAAAAGTACGACATCGATTCAGCATACGCCCGCGCACTGTTTCACGCCTGCGGCGTGGGTGCGGACAAGTTCGCCGGGCTGAAGATCGGCGTGGCCAACTCATGGAACGAGCTGGTGCCCGGCCACGTGCATTTGCGCGGCCTGGCCGACCTGGTCAAGTCCGCAGTGCGCGACGCCGGAGCCACGGCGTTGGAGTTCAATACCATCGCGCTGTGCGACGGGATCTGCCAGGGCCGGGGGATGCACGCGGTGCTTCCCTCGCGCGAGGTGGTGGCCGCGTCGGTGGAACTCACGGCCCGCGCCTACCAATTTGACGCACTGGTAATGCTCTGCTCGTGCGACAAGATCGTGCCCGGCATGCTGATGGCCGCGGCGCGGTTGGATCTGCCCACGCTGTTTCTCACCGGCGGATTGATGGATGTCGGAGAATTCGGCGGGCGCGTGACCGTGGCCTCGGACGTCAAGGAGGGGATCGGCCGCGCCCAACGCGGCGATCTGAGCGCTGACGAGCTGCGCGCCCTGGGCGAGGCGGCCTGTCCCGGCCCGGGCGTGTGCAACATGCTGGGAACCGCCAATACGATGTGTACGCTGGTGGAGGCCGCGGGCCTGAGCCTGCCGGGCAACGCCACAGTGGCGGCCAACGGCGAGGCGTTGCGCGACATGGCGCGACGCGTGGGCGAGCTGGCTGTCGAACTGGCGCGCAATGGCGGCCCCACTGCGCGGCGGCATTTGAGCGCGGGCTCGCTGCGCAACTTGGTGCGCACGGTCCAGGCCAGCGGCGGATCGGCCAACGCGGTGCTGCATCTGCTGGCCCTGGCCCGCGAGCTGGACGACGATCTATCGCTGGACGACTTCGACCGATTGGGCGCTGACACGCCTCTGCTGTGCAAATTCAAACCCAGTTCCGAGCTGACTGTAAGCGACTTCGGCGCGGCGGGCGGGGTCTCGACGCTGCTGCGCGCATTGGGTTCGCGCATCGACGCAACGGTTCCGACCATCGAGGGCCACACGTTGGCCCAACGCGCGGCCGATGCGCCCGAGCCCGACGGTACGATCATTCATGCGATCGACGATCCGCTCGAGCCGCGCGGCGGGATCGTGGTGCTGCGCGGCAGCCTTGCGCCGCACGGCGCGGTGGTTAAGGAATCGGGGGTCGATCCGCAAATGCGCGTACATCAGGGACCGGCGCGGGTGGCTGATTGCGAGGAGGACGTCACGCATTTGCTGCGCGAGCGGCTGGTGCAACCCGGCGACGTGCTGGTGGTGCGCTACGAGGGCCCGCGCGGCGGACCGGGCATGCGCGAGCTGAGCCTGCCCGCGGCAATGCTCGTGGGCCAAGGGTTGCACACCTCGGTGGCGATGGTCACCGACGGCCGCTTTTCCGGGGCCACGCGCGGACCGTGCGTGGGCTACATCTGCCCCGAGGCCTGGGATTGCGGACCCCTGGCATTGGTGCGCGACGGCGACCAGGTGCGCATCGACCTCGAGGCCAAGGCCCTGGACCTGCTGGTCGACGACGACGAAATGACGCGCCGCGCCAAAGCCTGGCAGCGGCCCGCCAAAGATCGCGGCACGGGCTTCCTGCGGCTCTACGCCGACAACGCGTCGTCGGCCGCGGACGGCGCGCGGATTGAAACGCGAGGCGAGCCGGGCGATGATGCGTCCGAATAAAATCAGGGGTAGCAGACGATGAAACTCACCGGCGGCGAGATTGTAGTCGAGATGTTGATCCGGCACCACGTGCCCTTTGCCTTCGGCATTCCGGGGCACGGCTGCCTGGCGCTGGCCGACGCGTTCGTGGGGCGCGAGGAGCGCATCAAGCTGCTGGGGGTCAAGCAGGAGATGTCTGGCGGCCACGCTGCCGACGCCTATTACCGCGTCACGGGCCAGCCGCTGTGCATGTTCACCTCGATCGGCCCCGGCGCGCTGAACACGGCCATTGCCGCGGCCACGGCCTTTGTGGATTCGCGCGCGCTTTTAATCATCACCGGCTCGGCGCACACGCACATGCGCGGCAAAGGGCTGCTGCAGGAGGTCGAGCGCACGCAGGACGACGACCTGGCCCAGGCGCTGCGGCCGCTGGTAAAACGCTCGTTCCGCGTATCCAACGTGGCGCTGCTGGCCTCGACCGTCAAACGCGCGTTCCAGACCATGCTCAGCGGACGCCCCGGCCCGGTGCACATTGAGCTGCCCATGGACATCCAGGCCCAGACCATCGAGGTCGAGCTGCCCGAGCCCTACGTGCCGGGCACCGGCGGGATCAGCCCCGGCGACCCGCAGCTGGTGGCGCGAGCGGCCGAGATGCTGGCTACGGCGCAGCGTCCGGTGATTTTGGCCGGCGGCGGCGTACACATTGCGCGGGCCTACGACGAGCTGGCCGAGCTGGCCCACGCCTCGGGCGCGGCGGTTGTTACGACCATGGCGGGCAAGGGTTGCTTTGACGAGACCGATCCGCTCTACGGCTGGCACACCGGGTCCAAGGGCACGCGCGTGGGGCTCGAGCTGACCTCCAAGGCCGACGTGCTGCTGGCCGTGGGCTGCCGCTTTGCCGACGAGACCTCCTCCTCCTACCGCCACGGCGTGAGCTTCAGCATTCCCGGCACCAAGCTGATCCAGGTCGACCTCGACCCGGCGGAGATCGGCAAGAACTACCCGGTCGACGTCGGTATCCTGGGCGACATGCGCGGCGTACTGCCCGCGATTAGCGCCAAGCTCGAGGGCCGGACCATCGACCGCAGCGATTTTCACGCACACGTGGCAAAGCTGCGCACCCAGTGGCTCGATTACGTGCGAACGCTTGTGGAGCGCGAGCTCGAGCCGCCGACCATCTCGCGCCTGCTGAGCGAGCTGCGCCAGGCCCTGGCCGACGATGCCTTTGTGGTTACGTCGTCTGGCAACACCCAGGCGCAGATGCTCCAGGAGTTCCCGTTCTCCGTGCCCGGCACCTGCCTGACCACCGGGGGCTTTAGCGCCATGGGCTGGACCCTGCCAGCGGCCATCGGCGCCAAACTGGCGCGGCCCGAGCGCCAGGTGGTGGCGCTGCTGGGTGACGGCGATTTCCTGATGACCATGCAGGAGATGGCCACGGCAATCGAGCTGGGGACCAACGTTGTGGTCGTGCTGGCCAACAACCGCGGATGGTTGGCGATCTCGGATTTGCAGATGGACGCTTTCGGCCTTGAGCGTGCCTCGGGCACGCTGTTTACCACACCCGACGGCCAACGCTACACCCCGGACTTTGCCGCCTGCGCCCAAGCCTTTGGCTGGCACTCCGAACGCGTGGCGCGCGGCGACCAGATCGCCGATGCCATTGGCCGCGCCCTGGACGCGGGCAAACCGGCCCTGGTCGAGGTGATGGTCAGCGAGCAGTACCCCTACACCGGCTCCCCGGCCGTTGGCTGGTGGGACGTGCCGATCCCCGAATACCTCGGCGCCGAAAAACGCCAAGCCTACGAACAGGGCAAAAAAGAAGAGAAGCTGTAGCGCGAGCAGCAGGTACTAAATTGCGATTGATGAAGTCATTGCAAATTTATATCTTGACATTATTTTCATCTTATGGTAAGCGTCATACGATACGACATGTTTTTGTAACGGTTTTTACCTGAATCAGCCGCTGGCCGCGGCCTATTACATGCGCGAGGAACTGCGCCAAATGTGGGAACAGGACGACATCCCGGCGGCACGGGCGTTTCTCGAATCCTGGTGCGAACGGGCCGAAGCCTCGGGAATCCGAATGCTGATCAAGATGGCCAAAACCATCCGAATGCACCGATGGGGAATCTACGCTTGGTACGAACACCCGATCTCAACCGGGCCGCTCGAAGGAACCAACAACAAAATCAAAACCATGCAAAGGCAAGCGTATGGCTTTCGAGATAAGGAGTTTTTCATGCTGAAAATCTATGCGTTGCATCAGATGAAGTACGCATTAATCGGATGAGCCCAAAAAAAAATATCTCCGGATGTCTATCTTTAGTCATTATACTTGGTGTACTGTTTTTCTTTGCTATTATTGGAGTACGACTAAGTGATGTTAAAAATCAAACCCCATCAAAGACTTCAGCGGTTATACATACACCCCAACCAACTCCTACTCCAATCGAATTACCGGCAAAACAAGTGGCGTTTACGCATGCAGTAACAATATTTTTCCATCAATATAGAAGTGCACCAAATGAGTTAAAAAAATCTGCTCTACGCACACAGAGAAGAAACGGAATAAAAACCGCACTGGCCAATTCGCGATCTGTAAAGGATTGGATTGGTAAAATCGACAACATGGGAACTAACTCCGAAGGTAAAGCATATATTTATATAAAAATGGAAAGTGAAGACAGGATCAAGCTAGGAACATGGAATAACGCTTTTTCAGATATTGGGGCCAACACTCTAATTGATCAATCAAATCCACTATTTCATGTATTAGCCGAGCTGTCTGAAGGCAACAGAGTAATATTTAGCGGTACTTTTATCCAGAGTGATCAAGATTTTATTCGTGAATCAAGCCTAACCGAATTTGGCGCAATGACAGATCCTTCATTTATTTTTAAGTTTTCTACCCTTGAGTTATACAAATAGGGAGTTCCGGTGACACCGATAACCGCACTACTTCGCTAAAGCTTCATTACTACGTAAAAGCTCTCTAGTAAATGAGCAATCACGAATACTATTTCTACCCGTAGGTTCCGAAAATTCAATCCGGCCAGGAATCGGGCATGATTGGACATCGGGCAAGGTGATTGCGGCTTGTAATGGAGTCGTTCAGCCTGGAGAAATCGGGGCATCAGCGTGTGCCTCGCCAAAAATAGATCGGGCCTGATTTGGTCGTTGGATGACGAGATGGCGGTGTTTTTCGTAGCAGGCATGGACCTATGAACAGACTAATCAAGCGCGGGGAATCCCAGTTCCCTCCGCTGCTCCGCCCATTCGACTGGAAAACCCTGGTGTAGCCGGGCGAGCGACAGGCCCGACGGCTCCTTGCCGTCCAAAATGGCCTCGGATAATTCCAGGACAATTCCAGGGACACGATACTTAATTATTGACAAACAACCTGTTTTTGTTATCTTTTTCCCATGACACGGATATCGCGAGTGGTGGCCCCCGGGATTCCTCATCATATTACCCAACAGAGTTTTGGGGACACGAAACTTAATTGACTGTTGACGCTATAAATCTATTAGTGCTTATCTATCAGTTACTTTTGAGAGTTCGGGGGACATCATACTTAATTGACGGTCAGCCATATATACTGTTATTTGTAGTAATATCAGCTGATTTAATCGATAATAAAGTGTCATGTCCCCATAACTCCCCTTTCTTCTTCTGAGAAATACGATACTAAATTTGAATATGCTAGACTTTGTAGATCTGACCTGAAAGGAACTGACATTACAGGAGCCAATTTAAAGAACTCAGATCTCCGCAATGCTGACTTGCGAACAAAGAGCTTTTGGAACGTAAATAGTCTGGAAGGTGCTAAGTGGAATGAGAAGACAATATTTCCTGATGGTTTCGATATCGCCGAGCGTAAAAAACGAGGCATGATAGAAGAGAACCGAGAACCTAACGTTAATTCGGACGAAGAAAATAGTTCTTCTAGATATACGTAGACAACGTAATGTAAGTTTCGCCGGCCGTATCACATACTGTAAATGATCACGTCAGCGTGCATCTAGTTCGCGACACTCCCTTCGACCTTCCTCATTTGGATCCTTTTGCTCTAGTTTTTATGTTTTTTATCTTGACAGAGATAAAGTAATTATGTATTCTCTTTATAGGGTGATGGTGTAATGGAAACACGCCCGTAAGGGAGTCTAATCGGGTTCGATTCCCGGTCACCAAAGGGTATCGATTATTCCGGTCTCCTTTGGTGACCTGAAATCACGAAGTGAGTGCATGAAATCAAAAGAGAAAATTTATAAGTTTCATGTTAAAAACCTTAGATCCGTTGAAAGCGGCATGCTTCAAGTCGCTCGCTCAATTCGAAAAGCGATTTCCAAGGACGAAAAAACCATTGTTGATTCCTTTACGAGGTTATTCGCCCTATTGCTTGGCGTATGGTCCGAGTGCCGACTTTGCAAGCTAACATTTGAACCTAACGCTTTTAATGACATAGATATTGAATTGATTTATGATCAACCAACACAAATAGACAAGTGGCAGAAAGCAATTGAATTGGCTTTCCGAAAACACTATAAAGTCCCTAGGGCTGCCCTTTCAGATACAACGTTACCCCATTCAGTTTTCGCGAGATACACGACATTGATTGGCCTCCTTGAAAACGACCTTAAGCCTATTATTGAACTCAGGAATAAACTTGCGCATGGTCAGTGGATTTATCCATTAAATTACGATGGGAATGACATCGCCCAGAAACAAATGGATGCCCTACGCTTAGAAAACCTTCTGTCACTCCAATATAAAGCAAAGATATTATCTTATATCACTGATATTGTTAATGATCTAGCGGTATCTGAATCAACATTCGACCGCGATTTTGATAAGCATTACTCTCTGGTTATTCAAATAAGAACTAATCTTAGCAAGCATAGCTATTGTAACTATGAACGACGGCTAAAACAAAACTACAACACTGGAAGACAACATCATGCAAATTAGAACCGTGCGTTTTTAAAGCCGAAGAGAGTTAAGGGGACGCCCATAGGAGTTAGGGGGACACCATCCCTAACTATTAGGAGTTCGGGGGACACCATACTTAATTATTACATAACATAATGTTTCTTAACATTTATTAAGTCACGTGCCTTCCGCGCCTAATGCCATTGGGGCCACCAAAGTCAAATAGTCATTGACACACCTCCTCATCCACTGGTAAAATATAGTGGTGCTCATTGAAATCTAAATCACGAACGGCGATTGGAAAATTACGCCTGAAGTCGTGTAGTTGACATAATGTTTTGCCAAAAATTCCATACGATTATATCGCAGTAGAATTAGCAACTTACAAACCTGCGAAAACTCAACCTATGCGATCAACTAAGCCCTATCGTACTTAGGCGAAATTACAGGGAAATCGCGGTTTTTTTCGAAAGATTATCGCATGCGTACGGTTTCAGGATTACCCTGATTAATCAGCAACTTGGGGTAATCTGGGGACATCATACTTATTTCTGAATGAGTCCAGCTTAAGAACCGAAAATGTTAAATCGTTGATATATAGGACATAATCTTAATAGTTTTTGCTAGGAGATACTTTAATTAGTATGGTGTCCCTCGATTAACTTTAATTAGTATGGTGTCCCTCGATTAACTCCCTCGATTAACTCCCTCGATTAACCCTTTCTGTCTAAAATGCGCCAAGGACATCTTAATTAAAATCGGCATGTCTCTTAAAGCGTCTTTCTCCGACGTGCCCTTCGGCTAATCACTGAAAGCGGAAAGGTGAATTAGGGCCGGGCATTAAGAAGTCCCTAGCACCTCGACCCTGCGGGCACCGCTCACCCGGCAGGAAAACAAACCTGCGCGTTTGCCGGTAAGGAGCGTTGAGTGGTAAGAACGATAAACGATAAATACTCTAATACATTATGCGTCTGACAAAGGATACAGAGTCACCATCGATCGCACCAACAATAGTTTGGTGCGCCGGTATAGCCGTCATAATTGCAAATGCCGGTGCCATGGCAGGATGGACAATTTGGATCCGGTCCTCTTCTTAGTAATTCGGGCAGCGGGTCCGGTTTAATATTGAAGGTTGTTGTTGGAGGCTCATATGTAGGTTTGGGATCAAACTTAGGAAAAAGATATTTTTCAGGCAGCAAGTACGTGGGTTCTGGTTTTATTTCAGGAAAAAGGTTGGTTTTGGACAAATCGTAAGTTGTCTCCTGTACTAAATTTTTAAAAAAATTGACATTCGGGATGAAAGACTGGAAATGATTCAGGACATTATCGGAATCGCAATGACAGTTGCGTCGATGAATACCATGCGGGCCCAAACCATCGTGTAGTCCCCAACTGGAACTGCTTTTGCAGCTTCAAGTCCCAGAGCAATAACGACCGCACTTGTAACAATAATGTATTTTGAACCTCCTACGCTTTCTTGAA carries:
- the ilvD gene encoding dihydroxy-acid dehydratase; translation: MEKYDIDSAYARALFHACGVGADKFAGLKIGVANSWNELVPGHVHLRGLADLVKSAVRDAGATALEFNTIALCDGICQGRGMHAVLPSREVVAASVELTARAYQFDALVMLCSCDKIVPGMLMAAARLDLPTLFLTGGLMDVGEFGGRVTVASDVKEGIGRAQRGDLSADELRALGEAACPGPGVCNMLGTANTMCTLVEAAGLSLPGNATVAANGEALRDMARRVGELAVELARNGGPTARRHLSAGSLRNLVRTVQASGGSANAVLHLLALARELDDDLSLDDFDRLGADTPLLCKFKPSSELTVSDFGAAGGVSTLLRALGSRIDATVPTIEGHTLAQRAADAPEPDGTIIHAIDDPLEPRGGIVVLRGSLAPHGAVVKESGVDPQMRVHQGPARVADCEEDVTHLLRERLVQPGDVLVVRYEGPRGGPGMRELSLPAAMLVGQGLHTSVAMVTDGRFSGATRGPCVGYICPEAWDCGPLALVRDGDQVRIDLEAKALDLLVDDDEMTRRAKAWQRPAKDRGTGFLRLYADNASSAADGARIETRGEPGDDASE
- a CDS encoding thiamine pyrophosphate-binding protein; this translates as MKLTGGEIVVEMLIRHHVPFAFGIPGHGCLALADAFVGREERIKLLGVKQEMSGGHAADAYYRVTGQPLCMFTSIGPGALNTAIAAATAFVDSRALLIITGSAHTHMRGKGLLQEVERTQDDDLAQALRPLVKRSFRVSNVALLASTVKRAFQTMLSGRPGPVHIELPMDIQAQTIEVELPEPYVPGTGGISPGDPQLVARAAEMLATAQRPVILAGGGVHIARAYDELAELAHASGAAVVTTMAGKGCFDETDPLYGWHTGSKGTRVGLELTSKADVLLAVGCRFADETSSSYRHGVSFSIPGTKLIQVDLDPAEIGKNYPVDVGILGDMRGVLPAISAKLEGRTIDRSDFHAHVAKLRTQWLDYVRTLVERELEPPTISRLLSELRQALADDAFVVTSSGNTQAQMLQEFPFSVPGTCLTTGGFSAMGWTLPAAIGAKLARPERQVVALLGDGDFLMTMQEMATAIELGTNVVVVLANNRGWLAISDLQMDAFGLERASGTLFTTPDGQRYTPDFAACAQAFGWHSERVARGDQIADAIGRALDAGKPALVEVMVSEQYPYTGSPAVGWWDVPIPEYLGAEKRQAYEQGKKEEKL
- a CDS encoding transposase, whose protein sequence is MAAAYYMREELRQMWEQDDIPAARAFLESWCERAEASGIRMLIKMAKTIRMHRWGIYAWYEHPISTGPLEGTNNKIKTMQRQAYGFRDKEFFMLKIYALHQMKYALIG